Genomic segment of Deinococcota bacterium:
AGGCTTGTGGAGGGACTGCAGTATTTTGCCGAGGCTTTCGTCGGCTTCCTGAGCTGGGGGAACCTCTTCAATATTCTCTGGGCAACGCTCCTGGGCATCGTGATCGGTATGCTGCCCGGCTTGACGGCGACGCTGGGCCTGGCGCTCCTGACCACCCTCACCTTCAATATGGCGGTTGGCGACGCCATTCTCGTCCTCATCTGTCTTTATGTGGGGGCGATCTACGGCGGCAGCCGCAGCGCCATCCTTCTCAACATTCCCGGTACGCCCGCGAATGCCGCCACAGCCCTCGACGGCTTCCCGCTCGCTCGAGCCGGTTTGGCGGGCAAGGCGATGGGCATCGCCACGACCGGCTCGGTGCTGGGAACCATCATCGGCATGATCCTCTTGGCGATCTTCGCGCCCCTCTTGGCGGAAGCCGCCTTGAGATTTCAGTCGTTCGAGTTTTTCTGGCTCGCCGTCTTCGGCGTCGTCATCTCGGGTCGCCTGACGGCGCTCGACGACCCCTTGAAGGGCTGGATCGCCGGCTTTCTGGGACTGCTCATCGCCATGGTCGGCCAGGAGAGCATCCACGCCTACCCGCGCTTTAGTTACGGCAGTACCGACTTGGCCGGCGGTTTCGGGCTCTTGCCCGTACTGGTCGGCATGTTTGGTTTCGCCGAGGTTCTCGTGGTGATGAAAAACCCGGCTTATCAGGCGGTGAAAAGCGCGACCGATTCGGTCATCCCACGCATCGCCGAGGTGCTGCGGTACTGGCGAACCATCATCCGCTCGGGCGTCACCGGCACCTTCATGGGTCTCATTCCGGGGGTCGGCGAGGACATGGGCGCCTGGGTTTCCTACGCCCTGGCCCGCAACGCCAGCAAGGAAAAGGAGGGGTTCGGCAAGGGCTCGATCGAGGGGCTGATGAGCGCTGAAACCGGCAACAGCGCCGCCGTTCCGGGCGCGATCATTCCCGTCCTCACGCTCGCCGTTCCCGGTTCGGCGCCGGCCGCGGTTTTGCTTGCCGCGCTGTTTATTCACGGCGTCCGGCCCGGACCGCTCATCATGATCGAGTCGCCACGTTTCATCTTCGAGGTCACGGCGATGATCCTCTGCGCCAGCCTCGCCATCCTCTTTTACGGCCTGCTCCTCACCAAACCCCTGTTGCTCATCTTGCGGGTGTCGCCTATCAAGCTCATGCCCGTCATCTTCGTGCTCTGCACCGTCGGCTCCTTCGCCATCGCCAGCCGCGTCTTCGATGTTTGGGTGATGCTGGGTTTCGGCGTCCTCGGCTTCGTGCTCCGGGAGCTGAAGTTCCCCATGGCTCCGCTGATCCTCGGGGTCGTCCTGGGGCCGCTTCTCGACCTCAATTTACGCCGCGGTTTGGTGCTGAGCGGCGGGGACCTGGCGCCCTTCTTCTCGAGGCCCATCAGCATGGTTCTTTGGGTCACCATCCTGCTCACCTTCGTGCTGGGTATAGGACCCGTCACGAGGGCCCTCAAGGGACTTGGACAACGCCTCTTGGGCAGGTCTTGAGAAAGGAAGATGGACGCGTGAAGATCGTGCTCTGCAACGAGGTTCTGGGCAACAAGGTCCTGGGCAACAAGGTCCTGGACGGCATGTCCTTCGCCGCCCAGTGCGACTTTGCCGCCGCGCTCGGTTACGACGGCCTCGAGCTGGCGCCCTTCACCCTGGGAGACGAGCCGCACTTGCTCGGTTCCCACGCTCGAGCCGAACTGCGCCGGGCCGCTGCCGACGCGGGCATCGAGATTACCGGCCTGCACTGGCTCCTCATCACGCCACAGGGCCTGTCCATTACCACGGCGGACGAAGGACGGCGACGACGCACCCTCGAGGTAATGCGCCGGCTCATCGACCTCTGCGCTTCGCTGGGCGGCAGGATGCTCGTCCACGGCTCGCCGGCTCAGCGTCAAACCGAGGGCGACCCGGATGCGGCGCTGAGGGGGCGCGACGCCTTTGCGGCCATCGCGGCGGACGCCGAAAGGGCGGGCGTGACCTACTGCATCGAGCCTCTCTCCCGTCAGGAGACCAGCTTCATCACTACTCTCCAAGAGGCGGTCGAGATCGTGGAGGCCGTCGCCAGTCCCGCCGTCCGCACCATGTTGGACTGTCGCGCCGCCCGCCTGAGCGAGACCGCGACCATCGCCGAGCTCCTGGACCGCTGGCTTCCCACCGGCATGATCGGCCACGTTCACGTCAATGACAGGAACCGGCGCGGTCCCGGACAGGGTGGGGATCTTTTTGCACCCGTCTTCGCTAGCCTCGCGCGCAACCATTACGCCGGGGCCGTCGGCGTCGAACCCTTCGTCTACGAACCCGACGGGCCCGCGGTCGCCGCTCGCTCGATCGGTTATATTCGCGGCCTGCTCGAGGTGCTGGCCTGGCAGCGCCTCGAGCCGGACCGTGCGCCTGCACCGTGACCGCGGCTTGACCGCGGCCGGTGCCCCGTTCCAGCGAGCGCAGCTACAGGCATCGGGTACAGGCATCGGGTCAGGCTTCGACCTCGCAGAGATGAGTGACATAGGCCGCCAGCGCCTGCTGGTTATGGACCCGAATGACCCGCTCGACCACGGCCAAGTCACGCGAACGCAGCGCCGTCAAAATCTCCCGGTGCTCCTCTTGAGACTGCCTCACGCGGTGAGTAAAGACATCAGCAAAGTAGTAACGCCGCAAGCGGTCCCAATGCTCCATCGCCTTGCGCAAGAGCGCCTCGGTCAGGAAGCTGCCTGCGCACGTGCAGATGAACTCGTGCAGCGCGAGGTTCTCGCGCGACCACGCCTCCGGGTCGTCTACCAGGCCGTCCATGCGCGAGATGATCTCCTCGAGCGTGCCCAGGTCTTGGTCCGTCATGCGCTCGCAAGCGGCGCGACCGCTGACCACTTCCATCGCCTCGAGCAGCGCAAAGATCTCATGGACCGAGTCGATC
This window contains:
- a CDS encoding tripartite tricarboxylate transporter permease gives rise to the protein MQYFAEAFVGFLSWGNLFNILWATLLGIVIGMLPGLTATLGLALLTTLTFNMAVGDAILVLICLYVGAIYGGSRSAILLNIPGTPANAATALDGFPLARAGLAGKAMGIATTGSVLGTIIGMILLAIFAPLLAEAALRFQSFEFFWLAVFGVVISGRLTALDDPLKGWIAGFLGLLIAMVGQESIHAYPRFSYGSTDLAGGFGLLPVLVGMFGFAEVLVVMKNPAYQAVKSATDSVIPRIAEVLRYWRTIIRSGVTGTFMGLIPGVGEDMGAWVSYALARNASKEKEGFGKGSIEGLMSAETGNSAAVPGAIIPVLTLAVPGSAPAAVLLAALFIHGVRPGPLIMIESPRFIFEVTAMILCASLAILFYGLLLTKPLLLILRVSPIKLMPVIFVLCTVGSFAIASRVFDVWVMLGFGVLGFVLRELKFPMAPLILGVVLGPLLDLNLRRGLVLSGGDLAPFFSRPISMVLWVTILLTFVLGIGPVTRALKGLGQRLLGRS
- a CDS encoding sugar phosphate isomerase/epimerase yields the protein MKIVLCNEVLGNKVLGNKVLDGMSFAAQCDFAAALGYDGLELAPFTLGDEPHLLGSHARAELRRAAADAGIEITGLHWLLITPQGLSITTADEGRRRRTLEVMRRLIDLCASLGGRMLVHGSPAQRQTEGDPDAALRGRDAFAAIAADAERAGVTYCIEPLSRQETSFITTLQEAVEIVEAVASPAVRTMLDCRAARLSETATIAELLDRWLPTGMIGHVHVNDRNRRGPGQGGDLFAPVFASLARNHYAGAVGVEPFVYEPDGPAVAARSIGYIRGLLEVLAWQRLEPDRAPAP
- a CDS encoding GntR family transcriptional regulator, with amino-acid sequence MPQLTYRSKKDYVYGSLRAEILSGCRKPGSRLIIDDLAAELGVSPIPVREALQGLQADGYVVIQPYVGAKVAEMQIDSVHEIFALLEAMEVVSGRAACERMTDQDLGTLEEIISRMDGLVDDPEAWSRENLALHEFICTCAGSFLTEALLRKAMEHWDRLRRYYFADVFTHRVRQSQEEHREILTALRSRDLAVVERVIRVHNQQALAAYVTHLCEVEA